The Oscillatoria sp. FACHB-1407 genome includes a region encoding these proteins:
- the glyA gene encoding serine hydroxymethyltransferase, which produces MQTLAKRSWVPTDSENYIQSLAERFAALDADRLEAELDRLIDENRAIHERLCINLNPATNVMNPKAEAVLSRGLGSRPSLGYPGDKYEMGLEAIEQIEVIAAELACEVFNARFAEFRVPSGAIANLYAFIATCNPGSRIIVPSPAIGGHVTHHEPGAAGLFGLEIHAAPIDAAHYTVDVEALRQQARQLQPDLITIGGSLNLCPHPIREIRQIADEVGALVLFDAAHLSGMITGKAWQQPLEEGAHLMTMSTYKSFGGAASGLILTNEPELAQRLDQIAYPGLTANFDAAKTAALAIALLDWKVYGRSYAAMMAETAQRLAQELAIQGVPVFKTDLGYTTSHQFAIAATTFGGGQHLAKRLRRANLLTSGIGLPIAPVNSDMNGLRLGTPEVVRWGMKPNDMVDLATLISRVLVKGEQPEAVAPDVIEFRRQFQQLHFIR; this is translated from the coding sequence ATGCAGACCCTAGCAAAACGGTCGTGGGTTCCGACCGACTCTGAAAACTACATCCAATCCCTGGCAGAGCGATTCGCCGCTCTAGATGCCGATCGCCTGGAAGCCGAACTCGATCGCCTGATTGACGAAAATCGCGCTATCCACGAACGCCTCTGCATTAACCTGAATCCGGCGACCAATGTGATGAACCCCAAAGCGGAGGCGGTGCTATCACGCGGACTCGGCTCCCGACCCTCGTTGGGTTATCCGGGTGATAAGTATGAGATGGGGTTGGAGGCGATCGAGCAGATTGAGGTGATTGCAGCAGAGCTTGCCTGTGAGGTGTTTAACGCCCGCTTTGCCGAGTTTCGGGTGCCATCGGGGGCGATCGCCAACCTTTACGCCTTCATCGCGACCTGCAACCCTGGAAGCCGGATTATTGTTCCCTCGCCTGCGATCGGTGGGCACGTTACCCATCATGAACCGGGTGCGGCGGGGTTGTTTGGTCTGGAGATCCACGCTGCCCCCATTGATGCAGCCCACTACACCGTTGATGTGGAGGCGTTGCGACAGCAGGCTCGCCAGTTGCAACCTGACCTGATCACCATTGGGGGGAGTTTGAATTTGTGCCCTCACCCGATTCGTGAGATTCGCCAGATTGCCGATGAAGTGGGCGCGCTGGTGTTATTTGATGCGGCTCACCTGTCGGGAATGATTACCGGAAAAGCATGGCAGCAACCCCTGGAGGAAGGGGCTCACCTGATGACCATGAGCACTTACAAGAGCTTTGGGGGAGCAGCATCGGGGCTAATTTTGACCAACGAACCGGAACTGGCGCAACGGCTAGACCAGATTGCCTATCCCGGACTCACCGCCAATTTTGATGCGGCAAAGACGGCTGCTCTGGCGATCGCCCTCCTGGACTGGAAGGTGTACGGTCGCAGCTATGCGGCGATGATGGCGGAGACAGCGCAACGGCTCGCTCAAGAACTGGCGATTCAAGGGGTTCCGGTTTTCAAAACAGATCTGGGGTACACGACCTCTCATCAGTTTGCGATCGCGGCTACCACATTTGGTGGCGGGCAACACCTGGCAAAACGGCTGCGTCGAGCCAATCTCTTGACCTCTGGCATTGGTCTACCGATCGCCCCCGTAAACAGTGATATGAACGGTTTGCGATTGGGCACTCCAGAAGTGGTGCGTTGGGGAATGAAGCCCAACGACATGGTTGATCTGGCTACGTTGATCAGTCGGGTATTGGTTAAAGGTGAACAGCCAGAAGCCGTTGCACCGGATGTAATTGAATTTCGTCGCCAGTTTCAACAATTGCATTTCATTCGATAA
- a CDS encoding calcium-binding protein, with translation MATLIGDNFNNVLRGTPERDSLLGLGGNDRLFGFQQNDTLGGGDGNDLLNGGTGGDRLSGGRGNDVYFVDNRRDRIVESVNQGIDIIRTFITFTLPNHVERLILSGNRAINGTGNRDDNTLSGNRANNLLQGLGGNDILGGGGGNDTLNGGTGDDRLLGGDGNDTASGDAGDDTIDGGTGNDLLNGNGGRDELLGGLGDDTLTGGEGDDTLNGGTSLRDSDRLTGGTGNDTYVINATTDVIVELANEGIDSVLLVANVYDGASFTLSEALEDLEIQGTRSFDGFGNAIGNVLKGNAGNNTLNGNAGNDFLTGNDGSDRFVFSASSAFTTTAVGIDTITDFVTGTDKIVLSKATFTALTSAIGTGFSVAAEFADVATDALAETSAATVVFSRDSEKLFYNPNGTAVGFGAVDASGAIAILFNINTVVATDFEIVA, from the coding sequence ATGGCAACGTTGATCGGAGACAACTTTAATAACGTGCTGCGAGGCACACCTGAACGGGATTCTTTGCTGGGGTTAGGGGGCAACGATCGCCTCTTTGGATTTCAACAAAACGATACGTTGGGGGGTGGCGATGGCAATGACCTGCTTAACGGGGGCACTGGGGGCGATCGCCTGTCGGGAGGTAGGGGAAACGACGTCTACTTTGTCGATAATCGGCGCGATCGCATCGTTGAAAGCGTCAACCAGGGCATCGATATCATCCGCACCTTTATTACCTTTACCCTACCCAATCACGTTGAGCGGCTGATTTTATCAGGCAACCGTGCCATCAACGGCACTGGCAACCGGGACGACAACACCCTGTCGGGCAATCGTGCCAATAATCTTTTGCAGGGGTTAGGGGGCAACGACATTCTCGGTGGCGGTGGGGGTAACGACACCCTTAATGGCGGCACCGGGGACGATCGCCTATTGGGGGGTGACGGGAATGACACGGCCTCTGGCGATGCCGGAGACGACACGATCGATGGCGGCACCGGGAATGATCTGCTCAATGGCAATGGTGGACGAGATGAATTGTTGGGTGGTCTGGGAGATGACACCCTCACGGGGGGCGAGGGAGATGACACCCTCAACGGAGGCACAAGCCTTCGAGATAGCGATCGCCTCACCGGGGGCACAGGCAATGACACCTATGTGATCAACGCCACCACTGATGTCATTGTGGAACTGGCAAACGAAGGCATTGATTCCGTGTTGCTGGTTGCCAATGTTTACGATGGAGCTTCATTTACCTTGAGTGAGGCTCTGGAAGATTTAGAGATTCAGGGCACACGCAGCTTTGACGGATTTGGCAACGCCATTGGCAACGTCCTTAAAGGCAACGCCGGAAACAACACTCTCAACGGCAATGCCGGAAACGACTTTTTAACCGGAAACGACGGCAGCGATCGCTTTGTCTTTAGTGCTTCCAGTGCTTTCACGACAACTGCTGTGGGCATCGACACCATCACCGACTTTGTGACAGGCACCGACAAGATTGTGCTCTCAAAAGCTACCTTCACAGCCCTCACCAGTGCGATCGGCACAGGCTTTAGTGTGGCGGCTGAGTTTGCCGATGTAGCAACGGATGCGCTAGCCGAAACCAGTGCAGCAACGGTTGTCTTTAGCCGCGACTCTGAAAAGCTCTTTTACAACCCTAACGGGACAGCAGTCGGCTTTGGAGCGGTGGATGCCAGTGGGGCGATCGCCATCCTCTTTAACATCAATACTGTCGTTGCGACCGACTTTGAAATCGTGGCGTGA
- a CDS encoding S-(hydroxymethyl)glutathione dehydrogenase/class III alcohol dehydrogenase has protein sequence MEVKAAVAYEAGKPLSIETVQLEGPQEGEVLVEIKATGVCHTDAYTLSGADPEGLFPAILGHEGAGVVVEVGAGVKSVKPGDHVIPLYTPECRNCEYCLSQKTNLCQAIRSTQGRGLMPNGTSRFSKNGTMIHHYMGTSTFANYTVLPEIAVAKIREDAPFEKVCYIGCGVTTGVGAVINTAKVEPGSNVVVFGLGGIGLNVIQGARMVGANMIVGVDLNPKKRALAEKLGMTHFVNPKEVEGDLVPYLVELTKGGADYSFECIGNVNVMRQALECCHKGWGVSVIIGVAGAGQEISTRPFQLVTGRVWKGSAFGGARGRTDVPKIVDWYMDGKINIDDLITNVMPIDQVNEAFDLMHRGDAIRTVLTF, from the coding sequence ATGGAGGTCAAAGCAGCCGTTGCTTACGAAGCCGGGAAACCTTTGAGTATTGAAACCGTTCAGCTAGAGGGACCCCAAGAAGGCGAAGTGTTGGTCGAAATCAAAGCTACCGGAGTTTGCCACACTGATGCCTACACCCTCTCTGGGGCTGACCCTGAAGGTTTATTTCCAGCCATCTTGGGGCATGAAGGCGCAGGAGTTGTCGTGGAAGTGGGGGCTGGAGTCAAATCGGTTAAACCGGGCGATCATGTGATTCCCCTCTACACACCAGAGTGCCGCAACTGTGAATACTGTCTCAGCCAGAAAACCAATTTGTGTCAGGCAATTCGCAGCACGCAGGGACGCGGATTGATGCCCAATGGGACTAGCCGTTTCTCCAAAAATGGCACGATGATTCATCACTACATGGGCACCTCCACCTTTGCCAACTACACGGTGTTGCCAGAAATTGCGGTTGCTAAAATCCGTGAGGATGCTCCCTTTGAAAAAGTCTGTTACATCGGCTGTGGTGTGACGACCGGAGTGGGGGCTGTGATCAACACCGCCAAGGTCGAACCGGGATCTAACGTTGTCGTGTTTGGTTTGGGTGGCATCGGCTTAAACGTGATTCAAGGTGCTCGCATGGTGGGTGCCAACATGATTGTCGGTGTAGACCTCAATCCCAAAAAGCGTGCCCTTGCAGAAAAGCTGGGGATGACCCACTTTGTAAATCCCAAAGAAGTGGAAGGCGATCTCGTGCCCTATCTGGTAGAACTGACCAAAGGTGGCGCGGACTATAGCTTTGAGTGCATTGGCAATGTCAATGTGATGCGGCAGGCGTTGGAGTGCTGTCACAAAGGCTGGGGTGTGAGTGTGATTATTGGGGTTGCCGGAGCCGGGCAAGAAATTAGCACCCGTCCATTTCAACTTGTGACAGGTCGTGTCTGGAAGGGCAGTGCCTTTGGTGGAGCAAGGGGGCGCACAGATGTGCCCAAGATTGTGGATTGGTATATGGATGGCAAGATTAACATTGATGATTTGATTACCAATGTGATGCCGATTGATCAGGTGAATGAAGCGTTTGACCTGATGCATCGGGGAGACGCCATTCGGACGGTTTTAACCTTTTAG
- the alaS gene encoding alanine--tRNA ligase, with protein MSTPLSGAQIRQTFLDFYAARGHQILPSASLVPEDPTVLLTIAGMLPFKPIFLGQRTPEFNRATTSQKCIRTNDIENVGRTARHQTFFEMLGNFSFGDYFKEKAIAWAWELSTEVFKLPAERLVVSVFREDDEAFAIWRDQVGVPVARIKRMDEADNFWVSGPTGPCGPCSEIYYDFYPERGDENIDLEDDTRFIEFYNLVFMQYNRDADGNLTPLQAQNIDTGMGLERIAQILQKVPNNYETDLIFPIVKTAASLAGIDYFKADDATKVSLKVIGDHTRAVMHMIADGITASNLGRGYVLRRLIRRTVRHGRLIGIDRPFITEVAETAIALNEDAYPNVRQREPAIKAELQLEEARFLETLDRGEKLLADILAKVGKAGEISGRDAFILYDTYGFPLELTQEIAEEKGLTVDVEGFEVEMEQQRQRSQAAHESIDLTVQGSLDKLAENLHETNFLGYTQASSPAEVQLLLVAGKPVDRAEAGTAVQIALDQTPFYAESGGQIGDRGYLSGADVVVRVEDVKKEGAIFVHFGRIERGTLKVGDRVTAQIDLACRRRAQANHTATHLLQAALKQLIDPNISQQGSLVAFDRMRFDFNFSRALTAEELEQIEEQINTWIAEAHSAQIAVMPLTEARAKGATAMFGEKYGDEVRVIDFSGVSMELCGGTHVSNTAEIGLFKIISETGVAAGIRRIEGVAGPAVLEYLNVRDRVVRELSDRFKSKPEEVLDRVTSLQTELRTTQKQLEQLKSELAIAKSDQLLEQAETVGDFKILVANLEGVDADSLKTAAERLLQKLGDGAIVLGSVPEPEKVSLVAAFSKGINDKGLQAGKFIGAIAKICGGGGGGRPNFAQAGGRDASKLPEALEKAHQDLITALS; from the coding sequence ATGTCCACTCCCCTTAGCGGCGCACAAATTCGACAAACATTCCTGGATTTCTATGCAGCCAGAGGGCACCAAATCCTGCCCAGTGCCTCATTGGTGCCTGAAGACCCGACCGTGCTGTTGACGATCGCGGGTATGTTGCCGTTTAAGCCCATCTTTTTGGGACAGCGTACCCCCGAATTTAACAGAGCCACCACTTCTCAGAAATGCATTCGCACCAACGATATTGAGAATGTGGGTCGCACAGCGAGACACCAGACCTTCTTTGAAATGTTGGGCAACTTCAGCTTTGGCGACTATTTCAAGGAGAAGGCGATCGCCTGGGCATGGGAGTTGTCCACTGAGGTGTTTAAGCTGCCTGCCGAGCGGTTGGTGGTCAGCGTGTTCCGCGAAGATGACGAAGCCTTTGCCATCTGGCGCGATCAGGTCGGTGTGCCTGTCGCCCGCATCAAGCGCATGGACGAAGCCGATAACTTCTGGGTGTCGGGTCCGACGGGTCCCTGTGGCCCTTGCTCAGAGATCTACTACGACTTTTATCCTGAGCGAGGCGACGAGAATATCGACCTGGAAGACGATACCCGCTTCATCGAGTTCTACAACCTGGTTTTCATGCAATACAACCGGGATGCAGACGGCAACCTAACCCCCCTGCAAGCGCAAAACATTGACACAGGCATGGGGTTAGAGCGCATCGCCCAGATTTTGCAGAAGGTTCCCAACAACTACGAGACGGATCTGATCTTCCCCATCGTCAAAACGGCAGCGAGTCTGGCAGGGATTGACTACTTCAAAGCGGATGATGCCACCAAAGTGTCGCTGAAGGTGATTGGCGACCACACGCGTGCGGTTATGCACATGATTGCCGATGGCATTACTGCATCAAACCTGGGACGGGGCTACGTGCTGCGACGATTGATTCGGCGCACCGTGCGGCATGGCCGTTTGATTGGCATCGATCGCCCCTTTATTACCGAAGTGGCAGAAACGGCGATCGCTCTGAATGAAGACGCCTATCCCAATGTGCGGCAGCGGGAGCCAGCGATTAAGGCTGAACTGCAACTGGAGGAAGCCCGCTTCCTGGAAACCCTCGATCGGGGTGAAAAGTTGCTGGCAGACATTCTGGCAAAAGTGGGCAAAGCGGGGGAAATTTCCGGGCGCGATGCCTTCATTCTCTATGACACCTACGGCTTTCCGCTGGAGTTGACCCAGGAGATCGCTGAGGAGAAGGGCTTAACCGTCGATGTCGAAGGGTTTGAAGTTGAGATGGAGCAACAACGGCAGCGATCGCAAGCGGCACACGAAAGCATCGACCTGACGGTGCAGGGGTCGCTCGATAAGCTGGCGGAGAACCTGCACGAAACCAACTTCCTGGGCTACACGCAGGCATCCAGTCCCGCAGAAGTGCAACTCTTGCTGGTGGCAGGTAAACCCGTTGACCGTGCGGAGGCAGGAACCGCAGTCCAGATTGCCCTGGATCAAACGCCGTTTTATGCCGAGTCTGGTGGACAGATTGGCGATCGCGGCTATCTCTCCGGGGCTGATGTCGTCGTGCGAGTGGAGGATGTCAAAAAAGAAGGAGCCATCTTCGTTCACTTTGGGCGAATTGAGCGGGGTACGTTGAAGGTGGGCGATCGCGTCACGGCCCAGATCGACCTCGCCTGTCGTCGGCGGGCACAGGCAAACCACACAGCAACACACTTGCTGCAAGCCGCACTGAAACAACTGATCGACCCCAACATCAGCCAGCAGGGGTCGCTGGTCGCTTTTGACCGGATGCGGTTTGACTTCAACTTCTCACGGGCACTCACGGCTGAAGAGTTAGAGCAAATCGAGGAGCAGATCAACACCTGGATTGCCGAAGCTCACTCGGCACAAATTGCTGTGATGCCGCTAACGGAGGCAAGAGCCAAAGGAGCCACCGCCATGTTTGGCGAGAAGTATGGTGATGAGGTGCGCGTCATCGACTTTTCGGGTGTGTCCATGGAGTTGTGCGGGGGCACCCACGTCAGCAACACCGCTGAGATCGGCTTGTTCAAAATCATTTCGGAAACCGGCGTTGCCGCAGGCATCCGGCGAATTGAAGGGGTCGCAGGTCCAGCCGTACTGGAATATCTCAACGTGCGCGATCGCGTCGTGCGGGAGTTGAGCGATCGCTTTAAGTCGAAACCCGAAGAGGTGCTCGATCGCGTTACCTCACTGCAAACGGAGTTGAGAACCACTCAGAAACAACTGGAGCAACTCAAATCAGAACTGGCAATCGCCAAGTCTGATCAGTTGCTGGAACAGGCTGAAACGGTAGGTGATTTCAAGATCCTGGTCGCCAATCTGGAAGGGGTCGATGCTGACTCCCTCAAGACGGCAGCAGAACGTCTCCTGCAAAAACTGGGAGACGGTGCGATCGTGTTGGGTTCCGTCCCCGAACCGGAGAAAGTCAGTCTGGTGGCTGCCTTCAGCAAAGGGATCAACGACAAAGGACTGCAAGCGGGTAAATTCATTGGGGCGATCGCCAAGATCTGTGGCGGTGGCGGTGGCGGTCGTCCAAACTTCGCCCAGGCAGGGGGACGCGATGCCAGCAAACTCCCTGAAGCCCTGGAGAAAGCTCACCAAGACCTGATTACGGCTCTAAGTTAA
- a CDS encoding GntR family transcriptional regulator has translation MASKATSASSVKLSEFVEVWQKQSGSTSKLVVEILREAIVSGVFKAGEPLRQDTIAAELGTSKIPIREALRQLEAEGLVKFIANRGAVVSEMSLPEMVEMFELRILLECRAIELAVPNLTAETFIRAEQIIEAAEVETNIAQWGELNWQFHSVLYLPASRPHLLSILEKIYTNSDRYVRLHISLTQAQTRSQAEHRAILEACKQRDSETAKQLLTSHLELAKTRLIGHLSETGLLQTAP, from the coding sequence ATGGCTTCTAAAGCAACAAGTGCCAGTTCTGTAAAACTCAGCGAATTTGTAGAAGTATGGCAGAAACAATCGGGATCGACCTCAAAATTAGTGGTCGAAATTTTGCGAGAGGCGATCGTTTCAGGAGTCTTCAAAGCAGGTGAACCGCTGCGTCAAGACACCATCGCCGCTGAACTGGGGACAAGCAAAATTCCGATTCGGGAAGCGTTGCGCCAACTGGAAGCAGAGGGATTAGTCAAATTTATTGCGAATCGGGGAGCCGTTGTCTCTGAGATGTCGCTACCTGAAATGGTTGAAATGTTTGAGTTAAGGATACTTTTGGAATGTCGGGCGATCGAGCTTGCCGTGCCCAATCTGACAGCAGAGACTTTCATTCGAGCGGAGCAAATCATTGAAGCAGCCGAGGTGGAAACCAATATTGCCCAATGGGGAGAGCTAAACTGGCAGTTTCACTCCGTGCTGTACCTGCCTGCCAGTCGCCCCCACTTACTATCAATTCTGGAAAAGATCTACACTAACTCCGATCGCTATGTTCGACTCCACATCTCTCTAACTCAGGCTCAGACGCGCTCTCAAGCGGAGCATCGAGCTATTTTAGAAGCCTGCAAACAGCGCGATAGCGAAACCGCAAAACAATTACTGACAAGTCACTTAGAGTTAGCCAAAACCCGATTAATCGGGCATCTCAGCGAGACTGGATTGCTACAAACTGCACCATAA
- the fghA gene encoding S-formylglutathione hydrolase gives MSTSLNLINQHVCFGGTVEFYSHASSACNSDMRFAVYQPPQARSHPVPVLYFLSGLTCTEENFMVKAGAQQFAAKYGVMLVAPDTSPRGRGIPGEDDDWDFGTGAGFYVDATEAPWSQYYRMYSYVTQELPALMAANFPIQNNRQGIFGHSMGGHGALICALKNPMQYQSVSAFAPIAAPMQCPWGQKAFSHYLGNHQETWRAYDASELVLTTQRDRPILIDQGMADPFLENQLMPERFEEACAKAGQPLTLRRQDGYDHGYYFIATFIEDHIRFHAEALRE, from the coding sequence ATGTCTACCTCCCTCAATCTGATCAATCAGCACGTCTGTTTTGGAGGCACGGTTGAGTTCTACAGCCATGCCTCCAGTGCTTGCAATAGCGATATGAGGTTTGCGGTCTACCAACCACCGCAGGCGCGATCGCACCCCGTTCCAGTGCTCTATTTCTTGTCAGGATTAACCTGCACCGAAGAAAACTTTATGGTCAAAGCAGGGGCACAACAATTTGCTGCCAAATATGGCGTGATGTTAGTGGCACCGGATACAAGCCCTCGCGGTCGTGGCATTCCCGGAGAGGATGACGACTGGGATTTTGGCACAGGGGCAGGCTTTTATGTGGATGCTACAGAAGCTCCCTGGAGTCAGTATTACCGCATGTACAGCTATGTCACTCAGGAATTGCCTGCGCTGATGGCAGCAAACTTTCCAATTCAAAACAATCGCCAGGGCATCTTTGGTCACTCGATGGGAGGGCATGGGGCACTGATCTGTGCGCTGAAGAACCCGATGCAGTATCAATCCGTGTCTGCCTTTGCGCCGATCGCCGCACCAATGCAATGTCCCTGGGGACAAAAAGCGTTTAGCCACTACCTGGGCAACCATCAAGAAACGTGGCGTGCCTATGATGCCAGTGAACTGGTGCTCACGACCCAGCGCGATCGCCCCATCCTGATTGATCAAGGCATGGCTGACCCCTTCTTAGAAAATCAACTCATGCCCGAACGATTTGAGGAAGCCTGTGCCAAAGCCGGACAACCCCTCACCCTACGACGACAAGATGGATATGACCACGGTTATTACTTCATCGCCACATTTATTGAAGATCACATTCGCTTTCATGCCGAAGCCTTGAGGGAGTAA
- a CDS encoding tetratricopeptide repeat protein: MSNPLADLDLSSVADASDSVAWYNQGEALANLGRYPDALYCFERVIKIRPDYAAAWVFRGVILIHLERYEEALDSCEQALSLQPEDSEAWTFRGVALHRLGDYRSAYASYDRALGVKRQSMWQTLLQRLRKVWKSLKNSQAHWLS, from the coding sequence ATGAGTAACCCCCTCGCCGATCTCGATCTTTCCTCAGTAGCTGATGCAAGTGATAGTGTCGCCTGGTATAACCAGGGTGAAGCATTGGCTAATTTAGGTAGATATCCTGATGCTTTATATTGCTTCGAGAGGGTAATAAAAATTCGCCCTGATTACGCAGCAGCTTGGGTATTTCGAGGAGTTATTCTAATTCACCTGGAACGATATGAAGAAGCTCTCGATAGCTGTGAGCAGGCGTTGTCCCTTCAGCCTGAAGACTCCGAAGCATGGACGTTTAGAGGAGTTGCTCTGCATCGGTTAGGCGATTATCGGTCTGCCTATGCCAGCTACGATCGCGCCTTAGGGGTGAAGCGGCAGTCTATGTGGCAGACTTTGCTGCAACGCTTACGGAAGGTGTGGAAGTCCCTCAAAAATTCGCAGGCACACTGGCTATCTTAG
- a CDS encoding calcium-binding protein, which yields MAVIRGKSINDRLRGTRESDIILGLGGNDTLFGLAGNDNLRGADGNDVMNGGLGNDRMIGGRGDDIYVVNSVGDRTIEGVGQGTDTVQATVTWTLGANIENLTLLGRAAIDGFGNNLNNTIIGNLGNNDLQGRDGDDTLNGRQGADSLLGGNGNDTLIGGEGEDALAGDAGNDTLIGGLDIRTAGTDITNLTQDIDQLVGGLGDDNYYINQADDSVVEDANAGTDKVFVFSTGFVGDSYTLRNNIENLEILGTRGIGAVGNGLDNSITGNAAANNLDGADGSDILNGGDGNDTLVGGNGNDSLTGGTGSDQFLYIVRTDGIDTITDFSRDSDKIVLSRTLFTLNSLAGSGFSVAAEFDAVDTDAAAATSAARVVFSRQSNTLFSNQNGTGSGFGDEGFRGAFATIAGVSTLSASDFVITL from the coding sequence ATGGCAGTTATTCGAGGAAAATCAATCAACGATCGCCTCAGAGGCACCCGTGAAAGCGACATCATTTTGGGCTTGGGTGGAAATGACACTCTGTTTGGTTTAGCCGGAAACGACAACCTCCGAGGTGCAGACGGCAATGATGTGATGAATGGCGGTCTGGGCAACGATCGTATGATCGGTGGCAGAGGCGACGACATTTACGTGGTCAACAGTGTGGGCGATCGCACCATCGAAGGCGTTGGACAGGGAACAGACACCGTCCAAGCCACCGTTACCTGGACGCTTGGTGCCAATATCGAAAACCTGACACTATTAGGACGGGCGGCGATCGACGGCTTTGGCAACAACCTGAACAACACCATCATCGGCAATCTGGGTAATAACGACCTCCAGGGACGGGATGGCGATGATACTCTCAATGGCAGACAGGGTGCTGACTCACTCCTGGGTGGCAATGGCAACGACACGCTGATCGGTGGGGAAGGTGAAGACGCTCTAGCAGGTGACGCAGGCAACGACACCTTGATTGGCGGACTCGACATCCGCACCGCAGGAACAGACATCACTAACCTGACTCAAGACATTGACCAACTGGTTGGCGGTTTGGGCGACGATAACTACTACATCAATCAAGCCGATGACAGCGTGGTTGAAGATGCCAATGCTGGCACAGACAAAGTATTTGTCTTCTCAACTGGCTTTGTTGGTGATAGCTACACGTTGCGAAATAACATCGAAAATTTGGAAATTCTCGGCACTAGAGGGATTGGAGCCGTTGGCAACGGTCTTGACAACAGCATTACCGGGAATGCTGCGGCGAACAACCTGGATGGAGCAGACGGCAGCGACATCTTAAATGGTGGGGATGGTAACGACACACTGGTAGGTGGCAATGGCAACGACTCCCTGACAGGTGGAACTGGAAGTGACCAATTCCTTTACATCGTGCGGACAGATGGCATTGACACCATTACCGACTTTAGCCGTGACAGTGACAAAATCGTTCTCTCCCGCACTCTCTTTACTCTCAATAGCCTTGCTGGAAGTGGTTTCAGCGTTGCAGCCGAGTTTGATGCCGTTGATACGGATGCTGCTGCTGCTACCAGTGCTGCCCGTGTTGTCTTTAGCCGTCAGAGCAATACCCTGTTCTCAAACCAAAATGGAACGGGTTCCGGCTTTGGAGATGAAGGATTCCGTGGTGCATTTGCGACGATCGCAGGTGTCAGCACATTGTCAGCATCAGACTTTGTGATCACGCTGTAG
- a CDS encoding RBBP9/YdeN family alpha/beta hydrolase, with product MTPTVLLVPGYLNSAPGHWQSLWEEEHPEFRRVMQRDWEAPDRQEWIQTLDQAIYTSAAPVVLAGHSCGSVAIALWGEQWRGRWGEQHNSCPVIGALLVAPADCEAADAIPAIQPLAPMPRTPLPFPSIVVASSNDPYIRLPRAQAFAQAWGSRLQVLQGAGHITTDSGYGDWAEGKQWLQELMNGK from the coding sequence ATGACTCCTACTGTTTTACTTGTGCCGGGTTATCTAAATTCGGCTCCAGGACACTGGCAGAGCCTCTGGGAAGAAGAACACCCTGAGTTTCGGCGGGTGATGCAGCGCGACTGGGAAGCTCCCGATCGCCAGGAATGGATTCAAACCCTTGATCAGGCTATTTACACCAGTGCTGCTCCGGTGGTGTTGGCGGGGCATAGCTGTGGTTCCGTGGCGATCGCCCTGTGGGGAGAGCAGTGGAGAGGACGTTGGGGAGAGCAACACAACTCCTGTCCTGTGATCGGAGCATTACTGGTTGCCCCAGCCGACTGCGAAGCTGCCGATGCCATTCCTGCCATTCAACCCCTGGCTCCCATGCCCCGTACCCCGCTTCCGTTTCCCAGCATTGTCGTTGCCAGTTCTAATGACCCCTACATTCGCTTGCCTCGCGCTCAAGCGTTCGCTCAAGCCTGGGGGAGTCGATTGCAGGTGTTACAAGGGGCAGGGCATATCACCACGGACTCTGGTTATGGGGATTGGGCAGAGGGAAAGCAGTGGCTTCAGGAGTTGATGAATGGGAAGTAA